One region of Glycine max cultivar Williams 82 chromosome 9, Glycine_max_v4.0, whole genome shotgun sequence genomic DNA includes:
- the LOC100783243 gene encoding uncharacterized protein — protein MAKRSQRFPVNYEKDQSGCMWGFISIFDFRHARFTRKLIADRRHGSKHAVAAALTKNKFEVLSNLDEEYEGNIDRVESKRLIPATDADKLSVKKLIEEEMIIDQDEIKDQGNADVESKQSRLGHEDPPKKESKRKKKSRKKSRDMDSHDLNSAATLKSEFSHKQHSRQQSKDNLDLDKIMNDFCHVEAACSMMNDNDGKIDAQSNQKHAISENLANAIHEFANQMRLNGKDLPEDGQFLSSRELMEALQVISSDKQLFLKLLQDPNSHLLKYIQELESAQGRGGKECSSVVSSNCSEQELVNLKETREISNRKHRNFFRKRVKSQPKDSTNENGKTEFSNRIVILKPALTGMQISESGNNLASSLDSHDIAQYRNPSVRVGSHFSLTEIKRKLKHAMGKERHGNPELIPRKLPVERQNKVPRGKCKDNAGMRSPNKDHFFIEKIARPMFDVVKGNKTGTLKDSELNVEHESGIPNQSVSNIYIEARKHLCEMLDNADESTNISSRQMPKTLGRILSLPEYNFSPLESPGRDLEHHSVTAQARFSSSDKTREISEDNLSPKPATCIGLADQEINKSEKQSNICDESSNNKVQEIKTVSNLSHDVDHVDTSEARYPVRDEIVTEGNVESAKEKNDLELSLNPNGFITGKDQNIDISEIPDGAGCSERLNQDITEENQPSSPPPSPHFSVTKKIEELENGTDVSERPSPVSVLDTSFSDDDFCPGHSRCEPVKLPVQARQIQFEEHDCSPPEQFDRGKYCFEESELIYDYIKAVLHASGLTTDQLLMKCLSSDKILDPSLFDQVEYFSNLLCHDQKLLFDSINEVLMEICQHYFGASPWVSFVNPSTRLTPSMKRVTLKVWEGVCWHILPLPPPRTLEQIVRKDMARRGTWMDLGLDAETIGFEMGEDILGELMEDTILSLVSESPESKCFSASI, from the exons ATGGCAAAGAGGTCCCAAAGATTCCCTGTGAATTATGAGAAAGATCAGTCAGGATGTATGTGGggttttattagtatatttgaTTTTCGTCATGCCCGCTTTACTCGGAAGTTGATCGCGGATAGGAGGCATGGCAGCAAGCATGCTGTTG CTGCTGCACTTACCAAGAACAAGTTCGAAGTGTTGAGCAATTTAGATGAAGAATATGAAGGCAATATT GACAGAGTAGAGAGTAAGAGACTAATACCAGCAACTGATGCTGATAAGCTTAGTGTAAAGAAACTCATAGAAGAAGAGATGATCATTGACCAGGATGAAATAAAGGATCAAGGTAATGCTGATGTAGAATCAAAGCAATCCAGATTAGGGCATGAAGACCCCCCAAAGAAagaatccaaaagaaaaaagaaatctcGCAAGAAAAGCCGTGATATGGATAGTCATGATTTGAATTCAGCTGCAACCTTGAAATCTGAATTTTCACATAAACAGCATTCAAGACAACAGTCAAAAGATAATCTAGATTTGGACAAAATAATGAATGATTTTTGTCATGTTGAAGCTGCTTGTTCCATGATGAATGACAATGATGGCAAAATTGATGCACAGTCAAACCAAAAGCATGCTATCTCTGAAAACCTTGCTAATGCAATCCATGAATTTGCAAATCAGATGAGATTGAATGGGAAAGATCTGCCTGAAGATGGACAATTCCTGAGCTCACGTGAACTCATGGAAGCACTTCAGGTTATAAGTTCAGATAAGCAATTGTTTCTTAAACTTCTACAAGACCCAAATTCACATTTATTGAAATACATTCAGGAGTTGGAAAGTGCTCAAGGGAGAGGTGGTAAAGAATGCAGTTCAGTTGTCAGCTCCAACTGCTCTGAACAAGAACTTGTTAATCTGAAAGAAACTAGGGAGATTTCCAACCGCAAGCATCGTAACTTTTTCAGAAAAAGGGTGAAGTCTCAaccaaaagattcaacaaatgaAAATGGGAAAACTGAATTTTCAAATAGAATTGTCATTCTGAAACCTGCACTAACAGGCATGCAAATTTCTGAAAGTGGAAACAACCTTGCCTCATCACTAGATTCTCATGACATTGCCCAGTACAGGAATCCTTCAGTGAGAGTTGGTTCACATTTTTCTCTTACAGAGATAAAAAGGAAATTGAAACATGCTATGGGAAAGGAGAGGCATGGAAACCCTGAATTGATCCCACGCAAACTCCCTGTTGAACGTCAAAATAAGGTGCCAAGAGGCAAATGCAAAGATAATGCTGGAATGAGATCTCCTAATAAAGACCATTTCTTCATTGAAAAAATTGCAAGACCTATGTTTGATGTTGTGAAAGGAAACAAGACTGGTACATTGAAAGACTCTGAATTGAATGTGGAACATGAAAGTGGTATTCCCAACCAAAGTGTTTCAAACATATATATTGAGGCTAGGAAACATCTGTGTGAGATGCTAGATAATGCTGATGAGAGCACAAACATTTCAAGCAGGCAGATGCCAAAAACCCTTGGGAGAATACTTTCTCTTCCTGAGTACAACTTTTCTCCTCTAGAAAGTCCTGGAAGGGATTTAGAGCATCATTCTGTGACTGCACAGGCAAGATTTTCTTCCTCAGACAAAACTAGGGAGATTAGTGAGGATAATTTGTCCCCCAAACCAGCAACATGTATTGGTCTTGCAGATCAGGAAATCAACAAGTCAGAGAAGCAGTCAAACATTTGTGATGAAAGCTCTAACAATAAAGTACAAGAAATTAAGACGGTGTCGAATCTCTCCCATGATGTTGATCATGTCGATACATCTGAAGCCCGTTATCCTGTTAGAGATGAGATAGTTACTGAAG gtAATGTAGAATCTGcgaaagagaaaaatgatttgGAATTGTCCTTGAATCCAAATGGCTTCATCACAGGAAAGGACCAAAATATTGATATCTCGGAAATTCCTGATGGTGCAGGATGTTCTGAACGTTTGAATCAG GACATAACAGAAGAGAACCAGCCATCATCTCCACCGCCATCTCCTCACTTTTCTGTCACTAAGAAAATTGAAGAGCTAGAAAATGGTACAGATGTATCTGAGCGACCGAGTCCTGTATCTGTTCTTGATACATCATTCTCGGATGATGACTTTTGCCCTGGGCACTCCAGATGTGAGCCTG TTAAATTACCAGTACAAGCCCGACAAATTCAATTTGAAGAACATGACTGTTCACCTCCAGAACAATTTGACAGAGGAAAATATTGTTTTGAAGAAAGTGAATTGATATATGACTACATTAAAGCTGTCTTGCATGCCTCTGGCTTGACTACGGATCAGTTGTTGATGAAATGCCTTTCCTCAGACAAGATACTGGATCCTTCCTTGTTTGATCAAGTAGAGTACTTCTCGAACCTGCTTTGCCACGATCAGAAGCTCCTATTTGACTCTATCAATGAAGTTCTCATGGAGATTTGTCAGCATTACTTTGGGGCCTCACCTTGGGTTTCATTTGTAAATCCTAGCACGAGGCTAACTCCAAGTATGAAAAGGGTTACTTTAAAGGTCTGGGAAGGAGTGTGCTGGCATATCCTTCCCTTGCCCCCACCGCGCACTTTAGAGCAAATTGTTAGGAAAGACATGGCAAGAAGGGGGACATGGATGGACCTTGGACTTGATGCGGAAACAATTGGTTTTGAAATGGGTGAGGACATACTTGGTGAACTGATGGAGGACACCATTTTGAGCCTTGTGAGTGAAAGTCCAGAAAGTAAATGTTTCTCTGCTTCTATTTGA